One window of Caldisericum exile AZM16c01 genomic DNA carries:
- a CDS encoding redoxin domain-containing protein — translation MIEIGTVVEDFELKDQNEQSFKLSEFRGKKVLLSFHPLAWTSVCEKQMQSLEVNQDVFESLNTVAVGVSVDSVPCKKAWAEHIGIKKTRLLCDFWPHGKVAELLKVFRHFNGFSERANIIVDENGIVIFAKVYPIHELPDINEIIEFLKGR, via the coding sequence ATGATAGAGATTGGCACAGTTGTTGAAGATTTTGAGTTAAAGGATCAAAACGAGCAATCCTTTAAGTTGTCGGAGTTTAGAGGGAAGAAGGTTTTGCTATCCTTCCACCCGCTTGCATGGACATCTGTTTGCGAAAAACAGATGCAATCGCTTGAGGTAAACCAAGATGTTTTTGAGAGTTTAAACACCGTTGCAGTTGGCGTAAGCGTTGACTCAGTGCCGTGCAAAAAGGCATGGGCAGAGCATATCGGTATAAAGAAAACACGACTTCTTTGTGATTTTTGGCCACATGGAAAAGTTGCAGAGCTTTTAAAAGTCTTTAGACACTTTAACGGATTTTCAGAGAGAGCAAATATTATAGTTGACGAAAATGGAATTGTCATTTTTGCAAAGGTTTACCCAATTCATGAGTTGCCAGATATAAACGAGATTATAGAATTCTTGAAAGGAAGGTAA
- a CDS encoding nitroreductase family protein, which translates to MDVSRAIETRRAYRSLEPFEITEDLIKDLAHHASLAPSCTNTQPWRYVFVYKKEALEKLFEALPKGNQWVRQAGMVIAVFTSKDLACNMRNGIYAYYDTGLSNAFLILRATELGLVAHPIAGYDENIVKSALNIPENFEVIALIVVAKHSSTISPLLSEKQIQTEHTRPERKKFEEFCYMNKVE; encoded by the coding sequence ATGGATGTATCAAGGGCAATTGAGACACGTAGAGCATACCGCTCTCTTGAGCCATTCGAGATAACGGAAGACCTTATAAAAGACCTTGCACATCATGCTTCCCTTGCACCATCTTGCACCAATACACAACCTTGGCGATATGTTTTTGTTTACAAGAAGGAAGCGCTTGAAAAACTGTTTGAGGCACTTCCAAAAGGGAACCAGTGGGTAAGGCAAGCAGGAATGGTAATAGCAGTCTTTACCTCAAAGGACCTTGCCTGTAATATGCGAAACGGAATTTATGCTTACTATGACACAGGCTTATCAAATGCATTTTTAATATTGCGTGCAACTGAACTTGGGCTTGTTGCACACCCTATTGCAGGATACGATGAAAACATTGTAAAAAGTGCTTTGAATATCCCAGAAAATTTTGAAGTAATTGCTCTTATTGTTGTTGCAAAACATTCATCAACCATATCGCCATTGCTATCTGAAAAACAAATTCAAACTGAGCACACTCGCCCAGAGCGTAAGAAATTCGAAGAGTTTTGCTATATGAATAAGGTTGAATAA
- a CDS encoding cysteine hydrolase family protein — translation MKPALLIIDMQEDFLDESSPLFVKGGREIIPNIEMLLSFFRKQNLNRIFIKREHRGSIDIDKPRIPYGGKVLLPNSEGAKIVKELFPMESEIVVIKKRFSAFFHTELDLILRRLQIDTLILTGVQTPNCIRATAVDGVSYDYDVIVVSDGTASSSDEVQKANLFDLEKMGIKILNVNDVIEFIKKQLVV, via the coding sequence ATGAAGCCAGCACTTTTAATTATTGATATGCAGGAGGACTTTTTAGACGAGTCCTCCCCTCTTTTTGTAAAAGGTGGAAGAGAAATTATCCCCAACATTGAAATGCTTCTTTCCTTTTTTAGGAAACAAAATCTAAATCGCATTTTTATTAAAAGAGAACATCGCGGGAGCATAGACATTGATAAACCGCGTATACCTTACGGTGGCAAAGTGCTTTTGCCCAATTCGGAAGGTGCAAAAATTGTAAAAGAACTTTTCCCAATGGAGTCAGAAATTGTTGTCATAAAAAAGAGGTTTTCTGCATTCTTCCATACGGAACTTGACCTTATTTTAAGGCGCCTTCAAATTGATACCCTCATCTTAACAGGGGTTCAAACGCCAAATTGCATAAGAGCAACTGCCGTTGACGGAGTTTCGTATGACTATGATGTCATAGTTGTAAGTGATGGGACTGCATCAAGTTCAGATGAGGTGCAGAAAGCAAATCTCTTTGACCTTGAAAAAATGGGTATAAAAATTCTCAATGTAAATGATGTAATAGAGTTTATAAAAAAACAACTGGTTGTATAA
- a CDS encoding ATP-binding protein: MAKCLRCGKPATIFLEGLRFCNDCFKIHVEKEFQSAIEGHAIGTRLINGEEQVMVALSGGKDSMVLWYLLRKFNFNVVPVHLNLNYGVFSEKSLEVIQKFSEKIGDKVLVYNIKDDFGIDMLEVFNRAKKRPRCGVCGIIKRYLLNKIALNLQVDVIATGHNLDDGAATTFKAILNWDFDTLSRNYPIVSSYKDKLVKKIKPLYRLSDKEIKMYADLVGIEYTSEACPYRIGKVTLSKTKDILDEISEDYKGIKRTFYYGYLRNKDIFQKDEAELKECKICGMPTASEDGVCSFCKLTKGLSDG, translated from the coding sequence ATGGCAAAGTGCTTGCGGTGTGGAAAACCTGCAACAATTTTTCTTGAAGGACTTCGCTTTTGCAACGATTGTTTTAAAATTCATGTTGAAAAAGAATTTCAAAGCGCAATTGAAGGGCATGCAATAGGGACTCGTCTTATTAACGGAGAAGAGCAGGTAATGGTTGCTTTGTCAGGTGGAAAGGATTCAATGGTCCTCTGGTATCTTTTACGAAAATTTAATTTTAATGTTGTGCCAGTGCACCTTAATTTAAATTATGGTGTTTTTTCAGAGAAAAGCCTTGAAGTGATCCAGAAATTTTCAGAGAAAATTGGCGACAAAGTTCTTGTATATAACATAAAAGATGATTTTGGCATTGATATGTTGGAAGTTTTTAATAGAGCAAAAAAACGTCCAAGGTGCGGGGTTTGTGGCATCATAAAGCGATACCTTCTAAACAAAATTGCACTTAACTTACAGGTTGATGTGATTGCAACTGGCCACAACCTTGATGACGGCGCTGCAACGACATTTAAGGCAATCCTCAACTGGGATTTTGATACACTTTCAAGAAATTATCCAATCGTCTCATCCTATAAGGACAAACTTGTTAAGAAAATTAAGCCACTCTATAGGCTTTCTGATAAAGAAATTAAAATGTATGCAGACCTTGTTGGTATTGAATACACATCGGAAGCGTGCCCTTATAGAATTGGAAAAGTGACACTATCAAAAACAAAGGACATTTTAGACGAAATAAGCGAAGATTACAAAGGCATAAAGCGCACTTTTTATTATGGGTATCTTCGCAATAAGGACATATTTCAAAAAGATGAAGCCGAGTTAAAGGAGTGTAAAATTTGTGGTATGCCTACAGCAAGCGAAGATGGTGTTTGCTCATTTTGTAAACTCACGAAAGGACTAAGCGATGGGTAA
- a CDS encoding tRNA (adenine-N1)-methyltransferase, whose protein sequence is MGNRFKEGDLVEVIDSKDRIFLLKLKKGEKSHFHFGILEHDSIIGKVNGSFVKSLKGDEVLVFKVRTPFYTVHMRRVSQIIYPKDVGAIVIHADIHPGLRVFTAGGGAGALAISLLQMLHGRGKLIVYEIRSDFIDVFLANVYDFFKEIPKNLIIRRKDIYAEPVEENDAPFDRVILDVPEPWRALKTVKDALVPGGILISYSPTTQQITEMKQALDDSKEFYNLGTFEIIERRWKVEALSTRPVDRMVAHTAFILVARKLSKKKP, encoded by the coding sequence ATGGGTAATAGATTTAAAGAAGGTGATTTAGTTGAAGTTATCGATTCAAAGGATAGAATTTTCCTCTTGAAACTTAAAAAGGGCGAAAAATCACACTTCCACTTTGGAATCCTCGAGCATGATTCAATCATAGGAAAAGTTAACGGAAGTTTTGTAAAATCCCTCAAGGGAGACGAGGTTTTGGTTTTCAAAGTGCGCACTCCATTTTACACGGTGCATATGCGAAGGGTTTCTCAAATTATCTATCCAAAAGATGTTGGAGCAATTGTCATACATGCGGATATTCACCCAGGGCTTAGAGTATTTACAGCAGGCGGAGGAGCAGGAGCGCTTGCAATTTCTCTTCTTCAAATGCTTCATGGCAGAGGCAAACTTATTGTTTATGAAATTAGAAGTGATTTTATTGATGTGTTCCTTGCAAATGTTTATGACTTTTTTAAAGAAATTCCCAAAAATCTTATCATAAGAAGAAAGGATATATATGCTGAACCAGTTGAAGAAAATGACGCACCTTTTGATAGAGTGATCTTAGATGTGCCGGAGCCGTGGCGTGCGTTAAAAACAGTTAAAGATGCGCTTGTCCCCGGTGGAATTCTCATAAGTTATAGTCCAACAACGCAACAGATAACTGAGATGAAACAAGCACTTGATGACTCAAAAGAATTTTACAATCTTGGCACTTTTGAAATTATAGAGAGGCGATGGAAAGTTGAGGCACTTTCAACGCGTCCTGTTGATAGAATGGTTGCACATACTGCCTTTATACTTGTTGCAAGAAAGTTAAGTAAAAAAAAGCCATAG
- the cas6 gene encoding CRISPR-associated endoribonuclease Cas6, with the protein MRIKLTFEDIKGREIILPIHYGYLLHYLVYNTFSEGMAQKLYLEGFPIDGKKFKLFTFSNIIEKGTKFNNTLNFGKYITFYFSSPLYEIVEDLGSNAFRKTGIVLNDFNLFLSAVEVIKPPRLTDDILIRTLSPITAYSTFNNNGKRTTHYYRPTESEFKRLIEENAQNKYILIKKAQGLPIEKDIVNDLHLDIEPYKFSIEKNKKVVYFKNTIVECFSGIYRLKGSPELIYTTYDAGLGAKSSEGFGMWDVWEKG; encoded by the coding sequence ATGAGAATAAAGTTAACCTTCGAGGACATTAAGGGTCGTGAAATTATCCTTCCCATTCATTACGGATATCTCTTGCATTACCTTGTCTACAATACTTTTTCAGAAGGTATGGCACAGAAGTTATACCTTGAAGGCTTCCCAATCGACGGCAAAAAGTTCAAACTCTTTACCTTTTCAAATATCATCGAAAAAGGCACAAAGTTCAACAACACTTTAAATTTTGGTAAATATATCACATTCTACTTTTCATCTCCTCTTTATGAAATCGTTGAAGATCTTGGCTCAAATGCCTTTAGAAAAACAGGAATTGTCCTAAATGACTTTAACCTTTTTTTATCAGCAGTTGAAGTGATAAAACCCCCACGATTGACAGACGACATACTTATCCGCACACTATCACCCATCACTGCCTATAGCACCTTCAACAACAATGGCAAACGCACAACGCACTACTATCGCCCAACTGAAAGCGAATTCAAACGGCTCATTGAAGAGAATGCACAAAACAAATACATTTTGATTAAAAAAGCCCAAGGCTTACCTATTGAGAAAGATATCGTTAATGACCTTCACCTTGATATTGAGCCTTACAAATTTTCCATCGAAAAGAACAAAAAAGTAGTTTATTTTAAAAATACAATTGTTGAATGCTTCTCAGGTATCTACAGATTGAAAGGCTCTCCCGAACTTATCTACACAACCTATGATGCAGGGCTTGGTGCCAAGTCCTCCGAAGGCTTCGGTATGTGGGACGTGTGGGAGAAAGGGTGA
- a CDS encoding stalk domain-containing protein, producing MPRNKSRLFTSLVVLIVLSLVSSFVPSGGNLFSVNAGSNTITVKLWVGKSYMEVNGLRQPIDAQGTTPVIVESRTFVPIRAIIEALGGSVQWDASTRKVSISLNDKTLELWINNPIASLNGISTAIDPNNPKVAPLIINGRTMLPLRFVAESLGITVSYDNASRMITLEYVTVTPPEAPVLVSPSNGSTVSSDNITFSWMPIPEADYYAINISSNGSTVHTNEQIKTSTYSVNKTTLGDGTFSWRVRAHNSAGWGEWSFSFVFTIQSTISLPYAPNLVYPQPNSMISSSNITFTWTVVPGADYYKLQVLNNNAVIHTQDFISTNSYTITVELSNGTYSWQVCAHNSAGYGPWSNPSTFTLKKQLSVTDIAKFVDRVVYVEVSGYKNGKSFQASGSGFIISPDGKIVTNYHVIDGATSGTVTLNDGRKFNIDYVLGYAKGVNTFYEAVTKNSPFDLAILKISSNNLPTCNLGDSSTSKVGENVVAIGNPLGLPNVVSTGNISKIWDNGIIQITAPLSNGNSGGPLFNMFGEVIGVNTFKNTAGENLNFSIPVNWLKSIDLSNQMTLQQVYQKEYGGSSISLKAPVLISPPDNSVILTTTPTFTWSPVVGAVEYLIAIFKDKLSPDTIELTSYTSNTSYTVPNGKLSYGYKYFWTVFAIDSYGNFNDSTNQMVWSFTIRQKQTLSKPIIINPKEKGAFTDLTKYFDFSWSSVPGAVSYQIWIGLGESGADSTRIYSQGGIYTTSFSVPSSIFVPAQVYTVAVCAFDADGNHMWSDDVHFSVAMSGLPLMISPANGGTLYMNTIYWNSLSDIDMYGVIIYDKESGVKIFSTTTTLNGVSIAGYLVHGKKYILSIGAFKNWYLLYINVIEFYY from the coding sequence ATGCCAAGAAACAAATCAAGACTTTTTACAAGTTTAGTAGTTCTTATTGTGTTAAGCCTTGTTTCTTCTTTCGTTCCTTCTGGAGGCAATTTGTTTAGTGTTAACGCAGGTTCAAATACAATTACTGTTAAACTTTGGGTAGGAAAGTCTTATATGGAGGTTAATGGGTTAAGACAGCCAATTGATGCACAAGGAACAACACCAGTTATAGTTGAATCGAGAACGTTTGTCCCAATTAGAGCAATAATAGAGGCGCTTGGTGGAAGCGTGCAGTGGGATGCGTCAACAAGAAAAGTTTCAATTTCCTTGAACGATAAAACCCTTGAGTTATGGATTAATAATCCTATTGCTTCTTTGAATGGGATTTCAACAGCAATAGATCCTAATAATCCAAAAGTTGCACCATTAATTATAAACGGAAGGACAATGTTGCCACTAAGGTTTGTTGCGGAATCCTTAGGAATAACAGTTAGTTATGATAATGCCTCAAGAATGATAACCTTAGAATATGTGACGGTTACCCCCCCTGAAGCGCCAGTGCTTGTTTCCCCTTCCAACGGATCAACTGTTTCAAGCGATAATATCACTTTCTCATGGATGCCAATACCAGAAGCTGACTATTATGCGATTAATATCTCAAGCAATGGTTCCACAGTACATACAAATGAACAAATAAAAACATCAACGTATTCAGTTAACAAAACCACACTTGGCGACGGTACATTTTCGTGGAGAGTGCGCGCACATAACTCAGCGGGGTGGGGAGAGTGGTCTTTTAGTTTTGTTTTTACTATTCAGTCAACTATTTCGTTACCATATGCACCGAATCTTGTTTACCCTCAGCCTAATTCAATGATTAGTTCATCGAACATAACATTCACTTGGACAGTTGTACCTGGTGCAGATTACTACAAGCTTCAAGTGCTTAATAACAATGCAGTTATTCATACACAAGACTTTATTTCTACTAACTCTTATACAATTACAGTTGAATTATCAAATGGCACATATTCATGGCAAGTTTGTGCGCATAATTCGGCAGGTTATGGTCCTTGGTCTAATCCTTCGACATTTACATTAAAGAAACAACTTTCTGTGACAGATATTGCAAAATTTGTCGATAGGGTTGTTTATGTTGAGGTAAGCGGATATAAGAATGGAAAATCTTTCCAAGCAAGCGGAAGTGGTTTTATAATTTCACCTGACGGTAAAATAGTTACAAACTATCATGTAATAGATGGAGCAACCTCTGGTACTGTTACCTTAAATGATGGAAGAAAGTTTAATATAGACTATGTTCTAGGGTATGCAAAAGGTGTTAATACATTTTATGAAGCTGTAACAAAAAATTCGCCATTTGACTTGGCTATTTTGAAAATATCCTCTAATAACTTACCCACATGTAATCTTGGCGATTCTAGTACATCTAAGGTTGGGGAAAATGTTGTTGCGATAGGAAATCCGTTAGGGCTTCCAAATGTTGTATCTACAGGTAACATAAGTAAAATATGGGATAATGGGATAATACAGATAACAGCACCTTTATCGAACGGTAATAGTGGAGGACCATTGTTTAATATGTTTGGAGAAGTGATAGGTGTAAATACCTTTAAGAATACTGCAGGAGAAAATCTAAACTTTTCTATACCAGTTAACTGGTTAAAATCAATAGATCTCTCAAATCAAATGACACTACAACAGGTTTATCAGAAAGAATACGGCGGATCTTCTATTTCTTTGAAAGCACCTGTTTTGATTTCACCTCCAGATAACTCAGTAATTTTAACTACTACTCCTACGTTTACTTGGAGCCCTGTGGTTGGAGCCGTGGAATACTTAATTGCCATATTTAAGGATAAGCTTTCTCCAGATACGATTGAATTAACTAGCTACACTTCTAACACTTCATACACAGTTCCAAATGGAAAATTAAGTTATGGTTATAAATATTTCTGGACTGTTTTTGCAATAGATAGTTACGGTAATTTTAATGATTCGACTAATCAAATGGTATGGAGTTTTACTATACGGCAAAAGCAAACCTTAAGTAAACCAATTATTATAAACCCAAAAGAAAAGGGTGCATTTACTGATTTGACAAAATATTTTGATTTTAGTTGGTCTTCTGTTCCAGGTGCAGTATCATACCAAATTTGGATAGGTTTAGGGGAAAGTGGGGCGGATTCAACAAGAATTTACTCACAAGGTGGGATTTATACTACAAGTTTTTCTGTTCCTTCTTCTATTTTTGTTCCTGCACAAGTATATACAGTAGCAGTTTGTGCATTTGATGCGGATGGAAATCATATGTGGAGCGACGATGTTCATTTTAGTGTAGCAATGAGTGGGCTTCCTCTTATGATCTCACCTGCTAATGGTGGTACTTTGTATATGAATACAATCTACTGGAATTCTCTATCGGATATAGATATGTATGGCGTTATAATATACGATAAAGAAAGTGGTGTTAAGATCTTTAGTACTACAACAACGTTAAACGGTGTTTCAATTGCGGGCTATCTTGTCCATGGAAAAAAGTATATACTTAGTATCGGAGCTTTTAAGAATTGGTATCTTTTGTATATTAATGTAATAGAATTTTATTACTAA
- a CDS encoding helix-turn-helix domain-containing protein, with the protein MDELKILSKLIEKGSEGASKTDLKIKKGEEDVLSKMIENGLIRSEKIKGKERFFITEKGESEFLSKTEEDEFQKFVKEKILEIESEIKKLNVNFENFVKLLQSRKSPNISLNTVNLEELLHRVYDELSTKDYSYLKGLVPIVSLVSTLVQKFNVPKYEVEKVIYDLYLSGKASLEYGDKKEGALKAPDGKEYYYVRLKK; encoded by the coding sequence ATGGATGAATTAAAGATTCTTTCAAAACTTATAGAAAAAGGATCAGAAGGAGCATCAAAAACGGATTTAAAAATTAAAAAAGGCGAAGAAGATGTTCTAAGTAAAATGATTGAAAATGGGCTTATCCGTTCAGAAAAAATTAAGGGAAAAGAGCGCTTTTTCATCACGGAAAAGGGTGAAAGTGAATTTTTGTCGAAAACTGAGGAAGACGAATTTCAAAAGTTCGTTAAAGAAAAGATCTTAGAGATTGAGAGTGAAATTAAAAAACTAAATGTAAACTTCGAAAATTTTGTTAAGTTGCTTCAATCAAGAAAATCTCCCAATATTTCGTTAAATACTGTAAATTTGGAGGAACTGTTGCACAGAGTATATGATGAACTTTCAACAAAAGATTACTCATACCTTAAGGGGCTTGTACCCATAGTTTCATTAGTTTCAACGCTTGTGCAGAAGTTTAACGTGCCGAAATATGAGGTTGAAAAGGTTATTTATGATTTGTATCTTTCAGGCAAAGCCTCTCTTGAATACGGTGATAAGAAAGAAGGTGCACTTAAGGCACCTGATGGAAAAGAATACTACTATGTAAGACTAAAGAAATGA
- a CDS encoding ATP-binding protein, translating to MKDWKEVLLDRSLPSPIPPPPYSNLEQSFGFLDRENEIKEFLDLINKAVIEHRGFLIFLLGDQGKGKTTFLKYIKENYFYPSKDNSDKLFVSMHFPQELSELDFSFIFTKYIGEIVNSGLIDKLRDRVVYELNSTLGLNLEYTDKNQVIDFLTKVKNLVITLPKNLLKNMEIITFVISSYIYYPEIQSFIDYGEQPNNQFLGLLKHGPNEVSVSKIYLFSKFLRDFMGIKHTVFSIDDFDILERNENVYRTLYKLLMSFRNANLVEEFSIVLSGSVSFYEEFIQSLSQNERQRIENWGYPIFFESLDTKDVLDLIKRSFSNFWMNYNVIPPDNPYGVFSSDSISFLYTYTNKDIRETLRKLYDLINEMRSLGNIVDYSDVKKIISKFKVDKVGLKDVELNYFKNLLIEKVKLFKSSDFINEKLKDAFNKLIKYYESRSISIRAEKEVNINGSFADVLLTVNKINEGMRYEIIFEVKIKDSEVSEEEISSRINLIKGNERRYLYWISRSKLHELDYTDGNDKKRILRDTPLTETEIAYLSYLVHIPEIFGWDKFEDNDLELILKQSGINMDLILNLQAPKEDKPSNIYALFEEILDRFLKEEKIYVLKKTVLREVRGKGFKDFSDEYLMGVLSEVAHQKNLRITDSQIRFDIKKI from the coding sequence ATGAAAGACTGGAAAGAAGTTCTTCTTGATAGAAGTTTACCCAGCCCAATTCCGCCACCTCCTTATTCCAACTTGGAACAGAGTTTTGGCTTTTTAGACAGGGAAAACGAGATAAAAGAGTTTCTTGATCTAATAAATAAGGCAGTTATTGAGCATAGAGGCTTTTTAATATTTCTTCTTGGAGATCAAGGTAAGGGCAAAACGACTTTTTTAAAATACATAAAAGAAAATTACTTCTACCCTTCAAAAGACAATAGCGATAAGTTATTCGTTTCTATGCATTTTCCGCAGGAACTTTCAGAACTTGACTTTTCTTTTATCTTTACTAAATATATCGGAGAAATTGTTAACTCGGGATTAATTGACAAATTGCGCGATAGAGTTGTTTATGAATTAAACTCAACATTAGGTTTAAACCTTGAATACACCGACAAAAACCAAGTAATAGATTTTCTAACAAAAGTTAAGAACTTAGTTATAACGCTTCCTAAAAATCTTTTAAAGAACATGGAGATTATCACTTTTGTTATTTCCTCATACATATACTATCCTGAAATTCAATCTTTTATTGACTACGGCGAACAACCTAACAATCAATTTTTGGGTCTTTTAAAGCATGGACCTAATGAAGTTTCTGTTTCGAAAATATATTTATTTTCAAAATTTCTTAGAGATTTCATGGGTATAAAGCATACAGTATTCTCAATTGACGACTTCGACATTCTTGAAAGAAACGAAAATGTGTATAGAACTCTCTACAAATTACTTATGAGTTTTAGAAACGCAAACCTCGTCGAAGAGTTTAGCATCGTCCTTTCAGGATCTGTGTCATTTTACGAGGAGTTTATACAATCGCTTTCACAGAATGAAAGGCAGAGAATTGAAAATTGGGGTTATCCAATCTTCTTCGAAAGTTTAGACACAAAGGACGTATTAGACTTAATTAAACGCTCCTTTTCAAATTTTTGGATGAATTACAATGTAATACCGCCAGATAATCCGTACGGTGTGTTTAGTAGTGACTCTATTTCCTTTTTATACACATATACCAACAAAGACATTAGGGAAACTTTGAGGAAACTCTACGATTTAATAAACGAAATGAGATCGTTGGGTAATATCGTTGATTATTCCGATGTGAAGAAGATAATTAGCAAATTTAAAGTGGATAAGGTTGGGTTAAAAGATGTTGAATTAAACTATTTCAAAAACTTACTTATTGAAAAGGTTAAGTTATTCAAAAGTTCTGATTTTATAAACGAAAAGTTAAAAGATGCTTTCAATAAACTCATTAAATATTACGAAAGTAGGAGTATTTCAATAAGAGCAGAAAAAGAAGTAAACATTAATGGAAGTTTTGCAGACGTATTGCTAACAGTTAATAAAATAAACGAAGGAATGCGTTATGAAATTATATTTGAGGTGAAAATAAAGGACTCAGAAGTAAGTGAAGAGGAAATTTCATCAAGGATAAACTTAATTAAAGGAAATGAGAGGCGTTATCTTTATTGGATTTCGAGATCAAAACTCCATGAACTTGATTACACAGACGGAAATGACAAAAAAAGAATTTTAAGAGATACTCCATTAACAGAGACTGAAATAGCCTATCTTTCTTACCTTGTCCACATTCCAGAAATTTTTGGTTGGGATAAATTTGAAGATAATGACCTTGAGTTGATATTGAAACAGAGCGGCATAAATATGGATTTAATTCTTAATTTGCAGGCACCAAAAGAAGATAAACCTTCCAACATTTATGCACTTTTTGAGGAAATACTGGATAGATTCTTGAAGGAAGAAAAGATATACGTTTTAAAAAAGACCGTTTTAAGAGAAGTTAGAGGCAAAGGCTTTAAAGATTTTAGCGACGAGTATCTAATGGGTGTTTTAAGTGAGGTTGCACATCAGAAGAATCTGAGAATAACCGATTCCCAAATAAGGTTTGACATTAAAAAAATTTAG
- a CDS encoding ATP-binding protein, giving the protein MRFIDREKELSALERFWKENKPQFVVIYGKRRVGKTELIKQFIKDKPHIYFLAQKISDNDNLKMLSKLVGEYFKDIILQSSGFANWQTFFAYLKEKIKEKIVVVIDEFPYLAEANKGISSIFQAGWDEFLKETPVYLIICGSSIAMMEQEVLGYKAPLYGRRTGQILVKPFDFYEASAFFPKLSFDERLSFFSIVGGNPSYLNKINPEKSLEDNIKDNFLSPEATLYSEVEFILHEELREPRNYFAILRAIAQGKARVSEIINETGFEKSILHKYLFVLEDLQIIEKEVPITEKNPQKSRKGIYKLQDQFFKFWFKYVLPNRSRIEEGKIDVVLKKIMEDFNTVVAENYERVAQDILKRHEEEFFPFESIGRWWDRNEEIDVVALNKIENKILFGEVKWSNKPVGVDIYENLKRKASLVEWKKEGRKEYYCLFSKSGFTDEMKKIAKKGNVMLFQKDNVI; this is encoded by the coding sequence ATGAGATTCATAGACAGAGAAAAAGAATTAAGTGCCTTAGAAAGGTTTTGGAAGGAAAATAAGCCACAATTTGTTGTAATTTATGGAAAAAGACGCGTTGGTAAAACAGAATTGATCAAGCAATTTATTAAAGATAAGCCCCATATTTACTTCTTAGCACAGAAAATAAGCGATAATGATAACTTAAAAATGCTTTCAAAATTAGTTGGCGAATATTTCAAAGATATAATTCTTCAATCAAGTGGTTTTGCAAATTGGCAGACATTTTTTGCGTATTTAAAAGAAAAAATAAAGGAGAAAATTGTTGTTGTAATTGACGAATTTCCCTATCTTGCAGAAGCAAACAAAGGCATTTCATCAATTTTTCAAGCAGGCTGGGATGAATTTTTAAAAGAGACACCAGTGTATTTAATCATCTGTGGCTCAAGCATTGCAATGATGGAACAAGAAGTCCTTGGATACAAAGCCCCTCTTTATGGAAGAAGAACAGGGCAAATTCTTGTGAAGCCTTTTGATTTTTATGAAGCTTCAGCATTCTTCCCAAAGTTATCTTTTGATGAAAGACTTTCCTTTTTTTCGATTGTGGGAGGAAACCCAAGTTATCTAAACAAAATAAACCCAGAAAAATCACTTGAAGATAACATAAAAGATAATTTTCTTTCTCCAGAAGCAACTCTCTATAGCGAAGTGGAATTTATACTTCATGAAGAACTGCGAGAACCAAGAAACTATTTTGCAATATTAAGAGCAATTGCACAGGGAAAAGCAAGAGTAAGTGAAATAATAAATGAAACAGGCTTCGAAAAAAGTATTCTTCATAAGTATCTTTTTGTACTCGAAGACTTACAGATAATTGAGAAGGAAGTTCCTATAACAGAAAAGAATCCTCAAAAATCGAGAAAAGGTATCTATAAACTGCAAGACCAGTTCTTCAAATTTTGGTTTAAATACGTATTGCCCAATAGAAGTAGAATTGAAGAAGGAAAAATAGATGTGGTATTAAAGAAAATAATGGAAGATTTTAATACTGTTGTTGCTGAGAATTATGAAAGGGTAGCACAGGATATCTTAAAAAGACACGAGGAAGAATTTTTTCCCTTTGAAAGTATCGGAAGATGGTGGGACAGAAACGAGGAAATCGATGTTGTTGCCTTGAATAAGATTGAAAATAAAATACTATTTGGCGAGGTAAAGTGGAGCAATAAACCTGTAGGGGTAGACATTTATGAGAATTTAAAGAGAAAAGCAAGTTTAGTTGAGTGGAAAAAAGAAGGTAGAAAAGAATATTATTGTCTATTCTCAAAAAGTGGATTTACAGATGAAATGAAAAAAATAGCAAAAAAGGGAAATGTAATGCTTTTTCAAAAAGACAACGTAATATAA